The Streptomyces taklimakanensis nucleotide sequence CCGTGTACAGCACGGCTCGCGCGCCCACGTGGGCGGCCGCCACGGCGTCGTCCACGGCGTCGCCGACGACCACGGTGCGGTGGGGGTCGAAGCCGCCGAGCGCCGCCACGTGCTTCGCCATCTGCCGCGCCTTGCCGGTGCTCGCGCCGCTGCTGCCGCCGAGGTTGCCGTCCACCCGCACGAAGTGCTCCTCGATGCCGTGGCGGCGCACCAGCGGCACCAGTTGGTCGTGCGGGGCCAGCGAGCACAACGACTGGGTCAGACCGGCCGCCCGCCGCGCGGCGAGCAGCTCCGCCGCGCCCTCGGCGAGCCCGATGCCCTCCAGTCGGGCGAAGTAGTGCCGGTGGAAGACCTCGTCCATCCCGGCCCACTCCTCGTCGGTGGGCAACCGGCCCATCAGCCGCTCGTAGAAGCGGGGCACCGGAACGCAGTACAGCTCCCGGTACCGCTCCAACGTGATCGGTGACAGCCCCAGCTCGGCGAACGCGGCGTTGGTGGCCTCGATGACCGCGTCGATGTCGTGCAGCAGCGTGCCGTTCCAGTCCCACACGATGTGGGCTCTCCCCGTTCCCGACTCCATGC carries:
- a CDS encoding HAD family hydrolase: MESGTGRAHIVWDWNGTLLHDIDAVIEATNAAFAELGLSPITLERYRELYCVPVPRFYERLMGRLPTDEEWAGMDEVFHRHYFARLEGIGLAEGAAELLAARRAAGLTQSLCSLAPHDQLVPLVRRHGIEEHFVRVDGNLGGSSGASTGKARQMAKHVAALGGFDPHRTVVVGDAVDDAVAAAHVGARAVLYTGGSHSRASLKAAGVPVVDSLAEAVEVAESLVGGG